GTCAACGGCGCGCTGCCGCTCGGCGTCACGGCGAAGGACATCGCGCTCGCGATCATCGCCCGGATCGGCACCGCCGGCGGCACCGGCTATGTCATCGAATATGCCGGCGACGCGATCCGCGGCCTGTCGATGGAAGGCCGCATGACCCTGTGCAACATGACGATCGAGGGCGGCGCCCGCGCCGGCCTCATCGCACCCGACGAGACCACGTTCAAATACGTCGCCGGCAAGCCGCGCGCGCCCAAGGCCGCCGCCTTCGAGCACGCCGTGATGTACTGGAAGACGCTGATCTCCGATCCCGACGCGGTGTTCGACGCGGAAGTGACGCTCGATGCGTCCGAGATCGTGCCGATGGTGACCTGGGGCACCTCGCCCGAACAGGCGCTGCCGGTGACCGGCCATGTCCCCGATCCCGCCGCGATCCGTGACGAGGCGCACCGCGCCAGCATCGAGCGCGCGCTCGATTACATGGGATTGATCCCGGGCGTGGCGCTGAAGGATGTGAAGGTCGACCGCGTCTTCATCGGCTCCTGCACCAACGGACGCATCGAGGATCTGCGCGCCGCCGCCGCGATCCTGAAGGGCAAGAAGATCGCCCCGCATGTCGGCGCGATGGTCGTCCCCGGCTCCGGCCTGGTGAAGGCGCAGGCGGAGGAAGAGGGCCTCGACGAGATCTTTCTCGAAGCCGGTTTCGAATGGCGCGAGCCCGGCTGTTCGATGTGCCTGGCGATGAACGCCGACAAGCTCGAGCCCGGCGAGCGCTGCGCGTCCACATCGAACCGCAACTTCGAAGGCCGCCAGGGCCGCGGCGGCCGCACCCACCTGATGAGCCCCGCGATGGCGGCGGCGGCCGCGATCGCCGGCCACCTGGCGGATGTGCGGGAGTTTCAGTAGCCGTCGCAATTTCGCATGGCTGCCGTGATTTGACCTTCAACACAGGCGCGTTCATTGTTTGCGCATGAACACGCGGCTTCCATTGCACTCATCGAGTTGCTCGTCTTGACAAGGAAGGGTGACAGAGAGGCAATGTGTCGGCTTGCTAAGCCGTAGCCGGGGTTCGCAAATCCCGCGTTGGTTCGATCCCAGCCCCTTCCGCCAGACGGAGGGTGCCGCCGAATGGCCGGCAACCGGTCCCGAACACCGGGGTAACCGCAAGGTTAAGGGTTCGATTCCTTCACCCTCCGCCAGTTTTTGTCTTCTCAACCAAATCGGTGTCATGGCCCGCGAATGCGGGCCACCCAGGTGACGCCTTACGCGACAGGTTTTACCTGGGTCCGCCGCATTCGCGGCGGATGACAATCGTTGCGTGGTCGGCAATCGACTCAGAAAAAACTCACCGGATCGACATCGACGGTGACCCGCACCTTGTTCGAGACCTTCACCGCCGCGAGCCACGCCCGCAAATAGGCCTGCACATCGACAGTGCGCTCGGCCTGCACCAAAAGCCGCTCGCGCGTCTGGCCGCGCAGCAAATGATAGAACGCCGGCGTCGGCCCCCACACTTTCACGCCCCGCGCGGCCGGCGCGGCCTTCGCCAGGGCCCGCCCCGCATCCGTCACCGCGACGCCGTCATGTCCCGACAGGATGATCGCCGCCAGCCGTCCGAAGGGCGGCGCGCCGGCGCGTTCGCGATAGAGCCGCTCCTGCTCGTAGAACGCATCGCGGTCGCCGCTCGCCAGCGCCGCCATCACCGCGTCCTTCGGATTGCGCGTCTGGATCAGGACCAGTCCCGGCTTCTCCGCCCGCCCCGCGCGCCCCGACACTTGGTGCAGCAGCTGGAACGTCCGCTCCCGTGCCCGCAGATCGCCGTCCGAGCCGCCGAGATCGGCATCGATCACGCCCACCAGCGTGAGCTGCGGAAAATGATGTCCCTTGGCGACGATCTGGGTGCCGATCAGCACATCGATCTCGCGCCGGGCCATGGCGCGGATTGCCGCCTGGGTCTCGCGCGGCCCGTGCATCGTGTCCGACGACGCGATGGCGACGCGCGCCTGCGGAAACAGCGCGGCGAATTCCTCCGCCACGCGCTCCACGCCCGGGCCGCAGGCGATCAGCGTGTGCTCCGCGCCGCATTCGGGGCATTTCAGCGGCGTCGCGATCTCATAGCCGCATTGATGGCACGCCAGCCGCTTGCGGTAGCGATGCTCCACCAGCCAGGACGAGCAGTCGCGGCAGGTCATCTTGTGGCCGCAGGCGCTGCACAAGGTCAGCGGGGCATAGCCGCGCCGGTTGAGGAACAGCATGGTCTGCTCGCCCGCCGCCAGCGCCGCCGTCACCGCCTCGCGCAGGGGCTGCGACAGCCAGCTTCCGGCCTCGGTCTTCTCCTGGCGCAGGTCGATCAGCTTCACGGTCGGCATCACCGCCGCGCCGTGCCGCGCGCCGAGCCTGCGATGCGCATAGCGCCCGCTTGTTGCGTTGACATAGCTTTCAAGCGACGGCGTCGCGCTTGCCAGCACCACGGGGCATTGCTCGAAGCGCGCCCGCACCACCGCCATGTCGCGCGCGTGATAGATGACGCCGTCTTCCTGCTTATAGGCTTGCTCATGCTCCTCATCGACGACGATGAGGCCGAGGTCCCGGAACGGCAGGAACAGCGACGACCGCGCCCCGACCACCACCCGCGCCTCGCCGTTCATCACCGCGCGATAGACCCGCGTGCGCTCCTTCGCGGAGAGATCGGAATGCCATTCCGCCGGGCGGCAGCCAAAGCGCTCGGCGAAGCGCTCCAGGAACTGCACCGTCAGCGCGATCTCCGGCAGCAGGATCAGCACCTGCCGGCCCCGCCGCAGCGCCTCGGCGACCGCCTCGAAATAGACCTCCGTCTTGCCCGAGCCGGTCACGCCGTCGAGCAGGCTGACCGCGAAGCGATGCGCCGCGACTTCGCCGCGCAAGCCCTCGGCCGCCTCGGCCTGGGGCCCGTT
Above is a window of Rhizomicrobium sp. DNA encoding:
- the leuC gene encoding 3-isopropylmalate dehydratase large subunit, with translation MPKTLYDKIWDAHLVQQPPGESATLYIDRHLVHEVTSPQAFEGLRLAHRKVRRPEATLAVPDHNVPTIGRSMGNTDPESRLQVATLESNAKEFGVEYLPLPDIRQGIVHIVGPEQGFTLPGMTIVCGDSHTSTHGAFGSLAFGIGTSDVEHVLATQTLLIGKSKNMRITVNGALPLGVTAKDIALAIIARIGTAGGTGYVIEYAGDAIRGLSMEGRMTLCNMTIEGGARAGLIAPDETTFKYVAGKPRAPKAAAFEHAVMYWKTLISDPDAVFDAEVTLDASEIVPMVTWGTSPEQALPVTGHVPDPAAIRDEAHRASIERALDYMGLIPGVALKDVKVDRVFIGSCTNGRIEDLRAAAAILKGKKIAPHVGAMVVPGSGLVKAQAEEEGLDEIFLEAGFEWREPGCSMCLAMNADKLEPGERCASTSNRNFEGRQGRGGRTHLMSPAMAAAAAIAGHLADVREFQ
- a CDS encoding primosomal protein N', producing the protein MKLAAFRPAGDLLLQPAPRAGVLLPLPLSGAYDYKLPRGTNVLRGLLVSAPLGPRAQMGVVWGAAEGSVGDNRLKEALPFEGYPAIPGRLCDFVDWVAQYTLSPPGMILAMVLRSGRAFEPQAMRTAFVRGGDTPKRLTPARARVLELAEDGLARSVPTLAEEAGVSPAVVRGLIEAGALAPTQLPEFPPFPAPDPAFMAVELNGPQAEAAEGLRGEVAAHRFAVSLLDGVTGSGKTEVYFEAVAEALRRGRQVLILLPEIALTVQFLERFAERFGCRPAEWHSDLSAKERTRVYRAVMNGEARVVVGARSSLFLPFRDLGLIVVDEEHEQAYKQEDGVIYHARDMAVVRARFEQCPVVLASATPSLESYVNATSGRYAHRRLGARHGAAVMPTVKLIDLRQEKTEAGSWLSQPLREAVTAALAAGEQTMLFLNRRGYAPLTLCSACGHKMTCRDCSSWLVEHRYRKRLACHQCGYEIATPLKCPECGAEHTLIACGPGVERVAEEFAALFPQARVAIASSDTMHGPRETQAAIRAMARREIDVLIGTQIVAKGHHFPQLTLVGVIDADLGGSDGDLRARERTFQLLHQVSGRAGRAEKPGLVLIQTRNPKDAVMAALASGDRDAFYEQERLYRERAGAPPFGRLAAIILSGHDGVAVTDAGRALAKAAPAARGVKVWGPTPAFYHLLRGQTRERLLVQAERTVDVQAYLRAWLAAVKVSNKVRVTVDVDPVSFF